The window GGACAGGAATTACGCCTCCGGCGCGCGAGCCTAACCACTTTGAAAGTTGATCGGCCGCAAAACGGTCCTCGGGGCCCGCGGGCGAAGCAAATTCAATTCCCATGCTTCGCACACTCAGATACCCCGCCCCGTAACTGATCTGCTGCGGCCGCGGCAGCAAAGGATTATGAGCGGCGCTCGTCGAAACCGAGCAAACCACATAAAAGACGATCAGAATAAGGTATCGGTGAGTTCGCATAGCAATCCTCCCTGAATCTCAGGTCGAGTCGAGCTACCGGTTCCGTCTTTGTAACATCATCAACTGAGATGAGTGCTGCGAGTGCAAATAGAGACTCTTGCACAAAACCCTTGGGATACTGAAGGGCCAGGACGGCGGTATCCGGGATGTGAGAAGTTGCGGGTCCCACTGAGGTGATGATTCTCTGCGGGGCGACAAACAAATGCCTATAAGAGACCGCACAGGCAAAAGGAACCGGCGTTAAATTAAGTTCACGCTTGTGAAAAGTGAGCTCGCTTTGCGCCATGGCATCGCACTGATAAAGGCTGCGCTCCTTTACCTCCAGAGCCGGAGCATAACAACCCCTCCCTGCGGCACAGTGACGGTATAGGATCCACGTAGGAGGCCCACATCCCTGTGCGTCCACAAATCACGGACATGAACCGGCCCACTGAAGCCGACGTCTTTGAACCGCAAAGTAAGCGGCTCCGCTTCGTCATCGGTCACATAGTTGAAGAGCGCCACCGCCACCGCGCCGCCGCTCAGCGGCCTTGCCCAGATTTGTGGTGGCCCGACGCGACGTCCCTGAATCCCCAACCTGTCCTGGTCGACAGCTATAACTTCTCTGTTCATCAGAACGCTTTTGGTCGTCTCGTCCATCCTCGTCAGGTCATTACCGGCAATCAGCGGCGCGGCGAGAATGGCCCAAAGGCTCATCTGAGTACGGTATTCGTCTGCAGTCATGCCGCCGTTACCCACCTCCAACATGTCCGGATCGTTCCAGTGGCCCGGCCCTGCATATTTTTCCAGCCCAGCCTGCGAGAAACCAATCAGTGCCATGCTGCGATAGGTATCACTGATATCGTCTGTGGTACGCCAAAGATTCCCTCCCACTTCCGGTCCCCATTCCCAGACGGAGCCGATGCCATATTCGCAGAGGCTGTAAACAATCTGCCGGTGCGTACTTGCCAGCGCCTGGTGCATCTTCGAGTAGGCTTTTTTCATCATCGCCAGTGCCTTCTGCGGGTCCTGGCCGGGATCGTGCAGTTTCATGATGGACATGTAACTGCATAGGTCATACTTCAGATAGTCCACGCCCCAGCTGGCGTAAGTGTTGGCATCTTGCTGCTCATGGCCGTAACTGCCTTCGTAACCTCCGCATGTCTGTGGTCCAGGAGAAGAATAGACCCCCATCTTTAAACCAAGGCTATGGACGTAGTCCGCCAGCGCCTTCATATCAGGGAATTTCTCATTTGGATGGATAAGGCCGTCAGCGTCGCGCTTTCCCTCCCAGCAGTCATCGATGTTTACGTAGCGATATCCGGCCCCCTTCATGCCATTTGCGGCCATTGCTTTTGCCTGTTCGCGTATGATGGCGTCGCTTACATGGCAGCCAAAATGGTTCCAGCTGCTCCAGCCCATCGGCGGCGTGCGGGCGGGACCCGGACCCTGGGCGAGGGCCATAGCGCTTACTCCGATGACCACCATGATCCCCCAGCCCAAAGCAAACCGCATCGTTTTCTCCCGCATCGTCCACTCACCCATTTCCTTGCTCAGATGATACTCATCACTGTGACCGCTTCAAACGCACCGCTGTAGGGTATGGAATTTGACTAAGATTGAAAGCCACAATAACACGGGAAGTCGCGCAACTGCTTGCTCGGGTCGTTATTGAACATTGCTCAATCTGGCGCGTTGTGCGGTTTCAAACGAAACCAGCAACCTCAGGCCTTGATAAAGATATTCCTCTTGTACATCCAGAAGAGCAATAACCAGGCAACTGCCAAGACCGAAAGGGCAGAAAAGAGTTCGCCAAAAGAACCGAGCTTTGCCGCAATCGGGGATGAAAACACGCCGACGATTCTGCCGACTGGAATGATGCTCATAAACAAGTATATGAAAATGGCGTTCATCCCTATCACCACCAACGGCATTGCCCACTTCTTGTTGCCGCGGGCGTCGATGAACCAGAAGAAGAGCGCAAACATCAAGAGGGCCCATCCTGCCGTCATCACCCCGTAAGACGTCGTCCACATTTTCATGACCACGGGAATGAACGGACTCAGAATCCATCCCAGTGCGATCCCGGAGACCCCGGCGGCGGCGATGATTTTAGCCTTCGTGGTTTTCGATCGGGAACTCATCAGCAGCTTACCAATCATCAGGCCGAATATCGTTGTCGAGATCGTAGGAATCGTTGAAAGGATTGTGCCCCAGCCTTCAGGCGCATAGGGCCACACCTGCCAATGCGGGCCTAGGTAAACCAAATCCACATAGTTCACCAGGTTGTGATTCAATTCGTAGGTGCCAGCCGGAATCCCCGGAGCCCCGACAAGTGCCAAAAGGAGCGCGTAACCAATCAGTACCGCTGAGGCCACAGCCGTTTGGGTACGGATGGATTTCCTGGAAAGCAGGAAAGCCACCAGATAGGCAATGGCGATCGGTTGTAATGCGCTGCTCAGTTCGATGAGATATGGGTGCCCAAGAAATACGGATTCGCGAACAGAACCCAGTAAAAATATAAGGACTGCGCGTCTCACGGCGTGCCACAAAATCTGGCGTTCACTCTGGGTTTTTGAACGTTTTGCGACAGCGAACGGAATCGAAATTCCCACCATCAA of the Acidobacteriota bacterium genome contains:
- a CDS encoding glycoside hydrolase family 27 protein; the encoded protein is MVVIGVSAMALAQGPGPARTPPMGWSSWNHFGCHVSDAIIREQAKAMAANGMKGAGYRYVNIDDCWEGKRDADGLIHPNEKFPDMKALADYVHSLGLKMGVYSSPGPQTCGGYEGSYGHEQQDANTYASWGVDYLKYDLCSYMSIMKLHDPGQDPQKALAMMKKAYSKMHQALASTHRQIVYSLCEYGIGSVWEWGPEVGGNLWRTTDDISDTYRSMALIGFSQAGLEKYAGPGHWNDPDMLEVGNGGMTADEYRTQMSLWAILAAPLIAGNDLTRMDETTKSVLMNREVIAVDQDRLGIQGRRVGPPQIWARPLSGGAVAVALFNYVTDDEAEPLTLRFKDVGFSGPVHVRDLWTHRDVGLLRGSYTVTVPQGGVVMLRLWR